In Cytophagia bacterium CHB2, the DNA window GTTTTAGACTAACAGCCTGCCCTTGAGCTTGTGTTTGAGCATTTCGCGGGCGCGGAAGATGCGCGCTTTCACCGTGCCCAGCGGAACATGGGTGAGCTCGGCAATTTCTTCGTAGGATTTTTCCTCGGTGTGCCGCAGAATGATGGCCTCGCGGTAATGATCCGGCAGTTCGGCAATCGCTTGCGCGATGAGAGAGGATTTCTCGGTGGAG includes these proteins:
- a CDS encoding sigma-70 family RNA polymerase sigma factor encodes the protein STEKSSLIAQAIAELPDHYREAIILRHTEEKSYEEIAELTHVPLGTVKARIFRAREMLKHKLKGRLLV